The sequence attacggtggagaaaaaCTAGCTAtgctttatgtggaaaatatagtaaagCTGCATGGTGTTCCTAGCAAAAttatttcagatagagggacctaGTTCACCTCTAGGTTCTGGAAATGTTttcataaagccatgggcactaAATTAGATTTCAGCTCcgcctatcacccacaaacggatggccaaacagaaagggtaaatcagattatggaggatatgttgagagcatgtgtccctacctatggcaaggattgtgagcagagtttgccctacgcggaattttcatacaacaatggttatcaagcaagcttgggcatgtcaccattcgaagctctttatgggagaaaatgcagaactcctctgatgtggtcagaagttggagaacgtgccctggttgaacccgcactcataaaggaagcagaagaaagagtggccgagattagagaaaagctgaaggctgcccagtctcgacagaagagccacgtagacaagaagagacgagaaataagcttcaacccggGAGAGTTTGTCTATCGtaaggtttcacctattcggggaactcgaagatttcaggtacaaggaaagttggcccctcggtatattggaccgtaccaagttctgaagaaagtcggagccgtagcataccgtttggagctaccagaaggaatgtcagacatacacccggtgttccatgtctcacagttaagaaggtgtttgagggtacccgagacaGAGCACGTGCCAGCCGAGGCAATAGAtttgcagccagacctgcgatatcaggagataccggtcaaaattctggacactgtcacaaaaagaacaaggaacTCAAAAGTACAAATTTGCagagtgcaatggagcagacacggagtagaagaagctacgtgggaacgcgagcCCAAGCCGAGCCCTTCCATCTCCCGGCGACCAGCGAGCTCCCCACGAACTGCCATGGCCGCAATCAACAGCCGCCCATGGACGACCACCTTCCACCCCGTCATCCATGCCCGGAGTCTCCAAAACTGAACCCCCTCACTCTCCTCTCTCACCCCATGCCCTCGGATTTGGAAACGGTGGACCGTAGCTCGATCTCGgtggagctccggcgagctgccATCGTGGGAGCCGGCAGCGCTACTGTCGACGGCCTCCCTGCCCCCTGTTTCCCTTCCCGTGAGCACATAAAGCTCATAGGCCTTGAGGCCCAGGTGCACATGTCACCAACCAGCAGCCCACTCGAGTTTTTAAAGCCCAACACGACCCCCACCAGTCCAAAAACTAAAGCCCAGCCGAATGACCCATATCCTTTTTCTATTTTCGACATATAAACAGCACCCAAGTTTGGAATCACATATCTGCAccaacactaaggtgatcgtgctgtggtaccccgcttgtgggtaaagttgcacacctctgcagagttaaaatctattcgaatagccgtacccacggtactgggcgagttatggtttgttcacacaactagtatttcttctggtaatggatgggttggcgtgagttattttggaaaattgtccagcagttgtgccgtgtgctatggcggatgaggagtccggtagcaaatttaaaacttggatcctgtgtggatcaacactacgtgttactcggtGCGAGAaagttgctttgaaaatcctttttcttgcaaatgaacccctgcataaaaaaaTTGCTTTCCggaaattaaaccctagccttatccttgttttaccatatgcattatattctgtttataccccctccgtgggtgtggttggacttgctgagtacgtttgtactcacccctttcctaatttttacagaggaagatccagacttcgttcccgaagacgttgagtaggggttccgtcctgcacccaaccttgtctgtggatagggtcacccgcaaaAAGCTCCGTATGATGCAAGACTTTGATGACCGCTTCGTAGTTAATGTCGTTGTATGGGTTTtagttatcctcgcgatagtggtgcttcactgcccattaccgcgtagagatGTACGATGATggaccatctgatgtaataaatgtattatcagcctcctaggactgatatttgtatcacatttaagtcttctcttatgaggggacgcttcagcagGCGGATGCAaaatcgccgccgccctcatctCAGGCCGCCGCCCTGATTTGGAACATCGTCGACTTGCGCCGCGACATCGGCATCACGACATCGGCAAGCAAACGAGCGGCGCACGGCGTTCCGTAGGTGAACAGGCGGCCTCACGATGTTCCGCAGGCtcacgggcgggcggcggcctcaCGACGCCGGGGACCCTTGTTGTCTCATGATGTTCCGCAGGCGAACGGGCGGCCCCACGACGTTTCGTAGGCTCACGAGTAGGCGGCGGCCTCACGACGCCGGGTATGGTCTGCAGGCGAACAGACCCTTGTTTTGCGACGAGCGGCGAGGGTTTGGCGTCCGTCCGCCTCTGGCGGCGACTTGACGAGACGACGAGGGTGGGTTGGGCGCTACTTTGATTAGGGGGTGATTTGGAAAAATTGGGATTAGGATGGAtgaggtggggtgggggggtggTTTAAGTGCTAAAACAACACACCTTTGCTCATAGCCCTTGGATGAGAATCCTGTGGTCTAGATTGGAGTTTCTAAAGTTTCCATAAGAGCCTTGGTTTCCATAGGATACGGTGCCTTATTAATCAGCATGATCTCAATCATCAAGAACAGTTGCTAAGCTAGGTAGAAAAGGGCATTTTTGGTCATTTGGTGCAGCCAGGCCCACACCTATAACAGCAGATACTAACAGAAGTGGACGGAGTGTCAAATGGGCAACACACTTTTTAGATGTGAACATATAGGCAAGTTTTAATCTCCTGGTATCAAATGAGCAAACTCCATCTTTTCTAGTGTCAAATAGacaattttctctttttttagacTCTATTTTTTAggcactcttggagatgctcgaCACCCAGAAAGGGTCTGCAGCTGTTTCCCCTTCAAACGCATGAATTGCCCCTCCCAATGCCAAGGCAATACCGCGCATGATCTTTCTTGAAAGATCTGCAACGAAAAATGGAACGATGAACATTACTGGTGGAATTGCCCCTTCCAATGCCAGGGCAATACCGCGCATGATCTTTCTTGAAAGATCTGCATCTGCAATGAAAAATGGAACGATGAACACTACTAGTGATGACCAGTGAGTGCAAAAAGAATATTTAGAGTTGGGGCTATTTGGTAGCCGGTGAGGTTAGAAAACGGCTTCACAAAAAATCTTATTAGGTCCCCCTCCCCCGGCGTCGCTCCCGCAAAgcgaccggggggggggggggctgcctcgcgccgccgcccctagacCCAACCACCTCCTCTTCCCTCCCTCGCCGTCACCTGAGCGGACCTCCGGAAGCCCGGCAGTCGGCGAggaaggcgacggcgaggcaAGGCGGCCGATGGGGTTCTCCTGTGCCGGGGCGGGACGACGCTTGGGGGCCCTGGCCGGATGGTGCACCGGGGAGACGACGGCGCGGATTTGACCCGGCCATGGGCGGATCCAGCTTCCTCGCCGCTGGATCTGTCGGGCGGCGCTACGCGGTGGCCGTCCCCTGCGTTGGAGAGAAGGGGGGAGGTGAGGCtggcgtggagcggcggcgtggtgcggcACCGAGTGTGGGGCCACGCTCGTAGGGTGTGGCGGCAGCGTGGAGTTGCGGCTGGGAGTGCCCgtccccggcgacggcgagccggAGACGACGGCTTGTGGCAGCGTGGACGCCTCGCGCCTCGCGGGGATGCTTGGCCCCGCCGAGGGCACGAGCTCCAGGCGGCGAGGATCCTTgggggagcaggccggcgcgacggcgagacggcggcggcctcggcgtggGCGTGGCACCATGTGCTGGCGGCTGGCCTGTGCGGGCCATGGCGGGCGCCGCGGCAgtgtcgtggcggcggcgggcgtgctGCAGTACGAGCGCAACGGAGGTGGAGGGCAGCGGAGGTGGAGGTCAGTGACATGGTCTGTGGAGGCGCAGTGGTGGAGCCGTCCCAGGTGGGCTGCGGTGTCAGTGGTCTAGGAGTGCCAAGCCATGAACGTGTAGCGCGGATTGGAAGCTATGGGCGAAAGCCCTTGCCGACATTCTTGTTGGTAGAGATGACAGCGGCGCCTTAGGGCGTCGTTTCCCTGTTGGGGGTGCCATCTTGGAGCTGCAACCCTGTTACATGGGGCTCTCGGGGTGAAAACCCGGTCCAATTCTTGGACGAGCGACAGCGGAGCCTTTGGCGTCGTGtcctccttggaggcgtcgtTTTCTGAGGTCCATCTAGGCTTGAGGTATTCCTAATCCATTGGCCATGGGCAGCTTCAGATGGTGTTTGGCTTTTCCGTCATGTGGCAAGCTAAATGGGTGTGACCGAGCTCTCGTGGTGGCATTCGCAGCTATGGTGGCGGCCGGAGGTTGTCGCATGTTTGTCGGTTGTTGCTGCTTGAAGCGGACTGCGGCGGCTAGCGTTGCTTGGCAACCGTTAGTGCGGCGTGGGATTGCGTCAAAGGACGGCGCTTGCGGCATCGGCATCATGGGACAATTTGGCTTGCAACGGATCGCGGCGGGCTGCTCAGCTTGGCTGGGCTTTCCGGTGCGGTACATCGTCAGAAGATGGCGCAAGCGACTTCTTCGGATCGCTAGCATGACGGCGGAGGTCATGTGCGTGGGTGAAGCAAGTAGGTGAGGTCGGCTTGCGGCGGTGGCTCGGTTTTGCTGGAGACCTGGGGACGTGGGGCAACTTTACTCACCACCTCGACGGCGATAAAGGAGACGGAACCGTGGCGTTGAGTATCGTGGCGggtgtggcgaggcccccgcgcgtgGTGTTTCTTCGAGGTGATGAGAGCGAGGTCCAACGGTGGAAGTGACGAGGCCCCCGCGCATTGTGTTATCATGGTGGTGACTGCGAGGCAGCCTTTTAAGAGGCTCGGTTTCGGTGGTATCACTCCGTTAGGTGGAGAGTGATGTTGCAGCGGCATGACGGCGGTGGATCCTGCATGGCAGTGGTCTTCTCGGTGTGGTGTGGTCCGCATCTTTCGGTTCCCAGTCGACGCAGAGTCACGTCTGTAAGTTCTCGGCGACAACATGAGTGTGGATGGTCTGGTGGGTGTTGCGGGCTCTCTGTTTCTGCTGCATTTGTGATTGACTTTGGAGATGTGAGGCTGTGTCGATGCCCCAATCCGACCGGCGTGAGTTGTTGAGTAGTGCTGAGTTCGGCGCGTGTTGATGCCCCAATCCAACTCGccgttttgtttgtttttataTGGTTTTTTTGTTGCCTGATTATGGCCTTTCAGGGACATAATCTTGTATTTTTCcgctatatcaatagaaacgcACTCGTCAAGTGCCGTTCGTTAAAAAAAAACGGCTTCACCTATCTTCTAATTCATTTTAGCACGAGCTTATCTCAGGTTCGTTATTAGTGTGTCCCAGGTTTTGGTTCAGTTAGTTGGAGGATATTGTATTTAGACATTTGATTTGTTAGAGACAAGTTATGATGCTTGAGTGCGGGGCAAATGCTATCGGCTGTTGCCCCAGCTACCGGCCAGACCCCTGGCCATTCAGTGGGTGATGTAGCTAGGCTGCGTTTTCTGTAAAACTCTGAAGTTATAAATGACGCCTTCACTGATCCCCTAATGTTCCTTTAAGCTTCAGCCTTTCAGAATGCGTCAGGAGACGCGAGTTTTGAAACTCTGAATGCAGGACTTGTTGAATGTCCGGCATCATCTCACAACGTTATCTTCAGCTTCAGCCTGGAAGCCAGGATGATTTTGGTGCAGGACTCAATGGGGGTGGGGCCATCTTtgaattcattttttttctgcaCCAGTATTCCATAAGAGGTGAGCATAGCAGCCATAGCTCACCTAATGGAGGGAATCACTCTACAGGAGATTGTCCTGGATTTCCTAGGTCAATTAAACGATGAGTCGTATATTCTTTTCTCTAGCTAATTCCGCTTTGCCGAGTTAACTTCTCGCTGCCGAGGAGATGTTATTAGGGTTTTATCTTATCTTTTCGTGCCCATCTCTCCTGCAAAGTCCGCATAACACAAAAGTACAAGTGGTCTAGGAAACCACGAGCCTGGAAGCGGAGGCGCCAGCGAGCGCTAGACCGACTGGTCGAGTGCTGCGCTCGGCACCCTGCCAGCCAGGTTCGAACCCCCACCGGGTGAATTTCGGGTTCGAACTCTGGCCGGAGGTGGCGCATATGTTATGCGCGTTGTAAAAAAATCTCCTCGCTTGTCCTATGTTCAAAATATAGTTGGGGTTCGGCATTTTTCACGGGTAAAAGGACCACTGTGTATGGGTTTCAGACttgcgtgagaaggtcggaaAGTCTTCTTCTTAGTGTAATACCGTGggtctaattttttttttggaagcaGAGGCAAGAAGATTGGCCTATGAAAGGTCAGAGTTATCTTAGTCCTTCTAATGAAGCGGAGGCGCCAGCTGAGTGCTAGACCGACTGGTCGAGTGCTGCACTCGGCACCCTGCCAGCCAGGTTCGAACCCCCACCGGGTGAATTTCGGGTTCGAACTCTGGCCGGAGGTGGCGCATATGTTATGCGCGTTGTAAAAAAATCTCCTCGCTTGTCCTATGTTCAAAACATAGTTGGGGTTCGGCATTTTTCACGGGTAAAGGACCACTGTGTATGGGTTTCAGACTTGCGTGAGAATGTCGGAAAGTCTTCTTCTTAGTGTAATACTGTGGgtctatttttttttggaagcgGAGGCAAGAAGATTGGCCTATGAAAGGTCAGAGTTATCTTAGTCCTTCTAATGTTGACCTCTTGTTTGTTCTAGTGTTCGAGTTGCAATCTTTTTATGTAATATCAACTAtgtaatactccctccgtccggaAATGATCTACGTATTTTGACTAGgaaaagtcaaactttataaactttgactaataattagttaaattatatgtataattagtttataaaatttatgTCAATACATATGTATTCAAAGAGGTTTTGAGATGACATTGAGTTATTCGTAATTGACATTATATTCTAAGTGATTAATAAAAGTCAAACTTTACTTCGAATGACTTTCTCTAGTCAAAATATGTAGATCATttccgaacggagggagtacgttCTGCTTGCTTCTCTCTACTTAAATGACAGTGCATTGCTTCTgcaaatttatttaaaaaaggaaaaccaaaaaCGGCATTTTTGACACAAGTTGCGGTTTGACAAATATTGTTTCGAAATTTGCTCGCATAGATGAACAAGACACGAAACAGGGAGATTCGTAACGTGAAATGTTGACAAAGTGTAAAGCTCTACTAAATTTGATGAGTTCATAATAGACACGTGGCGGCGTGCAAATACATCGGCAAAGTCCAAACCCGGCCCGACATGATCCACAACCTTACCTTGCCTCCCCCATCAAaagccctcccctcccctcccaaaAACCCGCCGCCTCCCTTCCTCATCCCTACCCGCATCTCCTCCTCCGACGCCCCAGCCGCCGCGTCCAATGgagtcctccctcctcctcccctccccgcgcCCCCTCAGGCCCTTCCTCCCGCTGCCCTTCCccaccgcccgccggcgccacgCGTCGTTCAGCGGgaagcctcccgcgccgccgccgccgccactcccgccgccgccgcgccggctgtGCGTGGCggtgccgcgcgccgcgcgcgaggCGTTCGACGGCAGGCCCCCCAGGGTCGGCCGCGGGGGCGCGCGCCGGAGGGACTACCGCGAGGCGCAGGGGGAGCCGGCCGtaccccccgcggcggcggccgcgagggcCGTCGCGCCTTACGTCGTCCCCGCCGGCACGGTGCTCGTGCTGAGCTTTGGTATGGTCTTGCTTTTTCCTCCCGTTCATCGTCATTGGATGCCCTGTTCTGATTAGAATCGCTCGTATGCCTTTCCCTTGATGATGGCATACtggaatagtttcaattccaaAAATAAGTATCTGATCGTGATCAGATACCGGAATAGTTTCCTTTCCAAAAATTAAGGTGAGATGTGTGTCATTGAATGGAGAGAGAAGTACTTCCTCCATCCCGAAATGCAAGGTATTTTGGTTTATCCTAAGCTAAACTGTatagtttgaccaaatttatagaaaagagtaataatattttgaatatcAAATAAGAATAATTGGATCCActacaaaatatattttcgtaaTTTACTTCTTTGATGTGTTAGATGTTAATATTcttctctataaatttggtcaaacttaggcTGCTTTGACTTAGGTCAATTGAAAATGCCTTATattttaggatggagggagtattggCTAATCAAATGGATAAGAATGTATCAGTTCCATATTTAATTAAgtcctttattttttttggaaaaaaagaaTAAATCCACTTTTTGGAAAAGGAGAAGATTAAATTTCAAACATATGTCGTGCTGTAACTTTAGTTTTGCACATAATTGAACATATCATGCGATATGTTTAGCCTGTGTTCATTCTGTTATTGTGACGGGTCACTTATACAGATTTGAGGCTTCAGCATTTGGGTGTACAATGGTTACTAATTCTCAGTTTCAGAGGACAGTCATATGGAAGGTGGTTCGGAATATGCTTCCGGGGAAGAAAAAGGACCAGAATTCTGGAGAATCTGCGCCTTCTGGGATCATGTGGTCCTTTGCTGCTGGTTCCAATTTGGCAACATCTACCCTCAGTGCTGAAAAGGAGTCGCGGAAAAATCTCAACAAGTTCTACAAAGAACTACGGACTTTGAAAACTGTTAACATGGCAGGTAACTCAAGGGAACTAAAGTTGAATACATTGATTGGAAATGTTGGGTTAAAGCTCCAACATATATGGAGTAATAATTACATCTCACTTGCTTGACAGGCCGCCAGTTTGGAGATGAGGGTCTATTTTTTCTAGCAGAAAGCTTAGCCTATAACAAGGTCAGAGATCTCATgcaatgtttgggtgcactctaTATGCCCCTAACCTAGTTGTTTCCATGCTTTAGCAGCTTAGTCTCAATTGAATACTTAGGATAATGACTGAGTTGTGTGTATTTTCAGAGTGCAGAAGAGGTGGACTTTTCTGGCAATGGTATAACATCTGTCGGAATAGAAGCCTTTGATGGAATTCTTCAGATAAATACAGCTTTGAAAACTCTAAATTTATCTGGAAACGACATTGGAGATGAAGGAGCTAAGGTCTTCTCAATCTTATGATTTCTACATTCCATTTATTGTTCTGTAATTTGCATGATTTATTGTGCAAATCATACTCTTCCCAGTCACAAATATTTGACATCTTTGGCACCTACATGGTatccaaaacacaactttgactgcttattttattataatatatGAAACTACTTTCCGGTACAAACTCAACCCATAAAAAGTAACTTGTGATCTAAATCTGAATTGGTTGACTTCAGAGAACCCAAAAACATCACTTATTTGTGAGTTGTAATTAGAGGGAGTATGAtctgatctccatctccaaatATGCAGATAACTTTGTTAATACTTGCTTAACTTAACATGTTCTTCTAAGGTTGGCTGGTTGGGTGCTCTCATTGTGCCACTGTACCTGTGGGTCATCATGAGAGTTTCCTTTTgattacttttttttctttcaatttccaacTGGAGTAAGCTTCATTAGTCATTCAAATTTTCAGTATTTATGGTTttgctggagaaagtagccatGTTAAACCATAAATTGTCCACAAagtgataaaaaaaatataaatagtaGATTTGTTTTCAAGACTGAGTTGAGTATATTTTTCCTTTAAAACTGACTGAATGTAACACTCATGAATTTTTACAGTGTCTTTCAGATATATTGATTGAAAATGTGGGTATTCAGAAGCTTCTATTGAACAGTATTAATATTGGAGATGAGGTGCTtgccccccccctctctctcactctcacttTCTCATTCCCTCCTCCTTTTACATTGTAACattgatttttttccttttcagggTGCTAAGGCAATTTCGAATATGCTGAAAAAGAACAAATCAATACGAATTCTACAGCTCAGTAACAATGCCATTGAATACAGCGTATGTACAAGCATCCACAAAATGCGCACTTGACTACAAAAGGGAAAATAATTACCAAATGCTTAAATGCTTGATAGGTTatgatactttttttttcttttgttttttcctTGAAACAGGGTTTTGCAAGTATTGCGGAAGCCCTTCTAGAGAATAATTTGATACGGAGcttgtatctcaagttagtcACTACTCATAACCCAATGGCCTCACATATGATACATTCTAAATGTGCATATGATGTTGTGAGCACAGTTTATGATTAGTAATTTTTTTATGACTACTGACTAACTGGTGCCTGGTGGTGCACTTCATTCAATATATCGTAGTGGCAACTATGGCGGTCCGCTTGGTGCATGCAGCCTAGCTCAAGGAGTTTTAGGGAACAAGTCTTTGAGGGTACTACTTAAAACACTTGATATACTTCTGACCTTCAATGTAGTCGTAATGCAAGATACTGTGTGATTTTTTAAATGCTTAGAAGTGAACTAAATCCCATTCCATCTTTGCTTATATCAAGTTATGGAGACCTGTCTATTA comes from Panicum virgatum strain AP13 chromosome 4K, P.virgatum_v5, whole genome shotgun sequence and encodes:
- the LOC120703028 gene encoding NLR family CARD domain-containing protein 3-like isoform X1, whose product is MESSLLLPSPRPLRPFLPLPFPTARRRHASFSGKPPAPPPPPLPPPPRRLCVAVPRAAREAFDGRPPRVGRGGARRRDYREAQGEPAVPPAAAAARAVAPYVVPAGTVLVLSFVIWKVVRNMLPGKKKDQNSGESAPSGIMWSFAAGSNLATSTLSAEKESRKNLNKFYKELRTLKTVNMAGRQFGDEGLFFLAESLAYNKSAEEVDFSGNGITSVGIEAFDGILQINTALKTLNLSGNDIGDEGAKCLSDILIENVGIQKLLLNSINIGDEGAKAISNMLKKNKSIRILQLSNNAIEYSGFASIAEALLENNLIRSLYLNGNYGGPLGACSLAQGVLGNKSLREIHLHGNGIGNEGIRELMSALSAHKGKITVVDIGNNNIGSEGLRPVAKFIKRTKSLLWFSLYMNDISDEGAEKVAEALKDNKTISTIDLGGNNIHSKGVSAIAEILKDNTVLTTLDLSYNPIGSDGVKALCDVLKFHGKIQTLKLGWCQIGVQGAEFIADCLKYNTTLSTLDLRANGLGDDGAICLARSFKIINESLTSLDLGFNEIRDDGAFALAQALKANEDLAVTSLNLANNFFTKFGQVALSEARDHVYEMSEKEIDIYF